A single genomic interval of Aureliella helgolandensis harbors:
- a CDS encoding PEP-CTERM sorting domain-containing protein, which translates to MRSLVLSVIVMFATSVAHADVINVDVSGWQAVGGYTAPGNSFQTFDLGPSGVLSDVSWTDLDYDAPAPSNLSELVFNFTNSDRSQSWQFTVSGTTSPGNYFGSGNVFTDKVAGGVGPVTTLADGILRFEVYDSFNDRSIPVDQIINSGTFNLTVSDVPSVPEPSSAGLAGLVLLASMWRRSRQ; encoded by the coding sequence ATGCGATCGCTGGTATTGTCAGTTATAGTTATGTTTGCCACCTCGGTAGCACACGCGGACGTGATCAACGTCGACGTTAGTGGTTGGCAAGCAGTGGGAGGCTACACAGCTCCCGGCAATTCCTTCCAAACATTCGACCTCGGGCCCAGCGGTGTACTGAGCGACGTTTCGTGGACCGATTTGGATTACGACGCTCCTGCTCCGAGCAATCTAAGTGAACTTGTATTCAACTTCACGAATTCCGATCGCAGCCAGTCGTGGCAATTCACCGTTTCCGGAACAACCTCCCCAGGTAACTACTTCGGAAGTGGTAATGTCTTCACCGACAAGGTGGCTGGAGGAGTTGGTCCGGTCACCACACTGGCTGATGGAATCTTGCGGTTTGAAGTTTACGATTCGTTCAACGACCGCAGCATTCCGGTCGACCAGATCATCAACAGCGGTACCTTCAATTTGACGGTCAGCGATGTTCCGTCAGTACCCGAGCCGAGCAGCGCCGGACTTGCGGGACTTGTGCTCCTGGCCAGCATGTGGCGCCGCTCGCGGCAATAG
- a CDS encoding arylsulfatase: MKFKFLVLQALGLCLGLSYVAQAQDQPNVLVIWGDDIGTENISHYNRGMMGYQTPNIDRVAKEGIFFTDYYGQQSCTAGRAAFISGSVPVRSGMTKVGLPGAKEGWQKTDVTMATVMKSLGYATGQFGKNHQGDRDEHLPTVHGFDEFLGNLYHLNAEEEPENEDYPGDMVLANGKTFTQVFGPRGVIKASADGKIEDTGPLTRKRMETIDEETVAAAKDFITRQHKAGKPFFCWWNGTRMHFRTHVKKENRHKGNDEYTDGMIEHDLQVGELLDLLDELGIADNTIVQYSTDNGPHYNTWPDAGTTPFRSEKNSNWEGAYRVPCYVRWPGKFPAGTVLNGIVAHEDWLPTFAAAAGGTDIKEKLLKGVELNGRTYKNHIDGYNQLDYLTGKSQESLRQEFMYVNDDGQIVAIRFQDWKAVFLENRGMAFEVWREPFTELRVPLLFNLRRDPFEKAQHSANTYNDWFLERVFVLAPMQQLAGNFLMTMKDFPPSQTPGSFNLEKIQKQIEASLGGR; the protein is encoded by the coding sequence ATGAAGTTTAAGTTTCTAGTTCTGCAGGCCCTTGGGCTCTGCTTGGGACTCAGCTATGTGGCGCAGGCACAGGATCAGCCGAATGTCCTCGTTATCTGGGGAGACGATATCGGTACTGAGAATATCAGCCACTACAACCGGGGGATGATGGGCTATCAGACTCCGAACATCGATCGTGTGGCCAAGGAGGGGATCTTCTTCACCGACTACTACGGCCAACAATCTTGCACCGCTGGACGTGCGGCATTCATTAGCGGAAGTGTGCCGGTTCGTAGCGGGATGACTAAAGTCGGTTTGCCGGGCGCCAAGGAGGGGTGGCAAAAGACCGATGTGACGATGGCTACCGTAATGAAGAGCCTCGGGTATGCGACTGGTCAGTTTGGGAAAAATCACCAAGGGGACCGCGACGAGCATCTGCCAACCGTACATGGCTTTGATGAGTTCTTGGGGAATCTATATCACCTCAACGCGGAAGAAGAGCCCGAGAACGAAGATTATCCGGGCGACATGGTGCTGGCCAACGGCAAGACGTTCACTCAAGTATTCGGTCCTAGAGGTGTGATCAAGGCGAGCGCTGACGGAAAGATCGAAGACACCGGACCGCTGACTAGGAAGCGAATGGAAACGATTGATGAGGAAACGGTTGCTGCAGCCAAGGACTTCATTACCCGTCAACACAAAGCTGGGAAGCCCTTCTTCTGCTGGTGGAATGGAACGCGGATGCACTTTCGCACTCACGTCAAAAAGGAAAACCGTCACAAGGGCAATGACGAGTATACCGACGGTATGATCGAGCATGATTTGCAGGTTGGCGAGTTACTCGACCTGTTGGATGAATTGGGCATCGCAGACAACACGATCGTTCAATACTCCACCGACAACGGACCTCACTACAACACCTGGCCCGATGCTGGTACGACACCCTTTCGAAGTGAGAAGAATTCGAATTGGGAAGGTGCCTACCGCGTGCCTTGCTATGTGCGTTGGCCAGGCAAATTTCCTGCTGGGACCGTGCTCAACGGAATCGTTGCCCACGAAGATTGGTTGCCAACCTTCGCTGCCGCTGCTGGCGGTACGGATATCAAAGAGAAGCTTCTTAAAGGTGTTGAGCTCAATGGACGCACTTACAAGAACCACATCGATGGATACAACCAACTCGATTACCTAACCGGCAAGTCCCAGGAATCGCTTCGCCAGGAGTTCATGTATGTGAATGACGACGGTCAGATCGTTGCCATCCGCTTCCAAGATTGGAAGGCGGTATTCCTGGAAAACCGCGGCATGGCATTCGAAGTTTGGCGCGAGCCGTTCACCGAACTTCGTGTACCGTTGTTGTTCAACTTGCGCCGCGATCCGTTTGAAAAGGCGCAACATAGTGCCAATACCTACAATGATTGGTTTTTGGAACGAGTGTTTGTGCTCGCTCCGATGCAACAACTCGCCGGTAACTTCCTGATGACCATGAAGGATTTTCCGCCTAGCCAAACTCCTGGATCGTTCAATCTGGAAAAAATCCAGAAGCAGATCGAAGCCAGCTTAGGCGGCCGGTAA
- a CDS encoding HdeD family acid-resistance protein — protein sequence MPEPLSPSPESSNATLILNALAANWWILLLRGIVLLAIGLYALINPGLTLLTWALVVGIFLVIDGVLAVIAGLAGWTQARGWTILRGVLAIVAGAFAAGHPALFGAIAAITVVLIIAGLSMASGVLEIVVAIRERKAIQGEGWMMLDGLFSILFGVALALAPLLSASLLIRISGGFAILFGAVAIYCAFKIRGLKSL from the coding sequence ATGCCTGAGCCTCTATCGCCTTCCCCCGAGTCCTCCAACGCTACATTGATCCTAAACGCCTTGGCGGCGAATTGGTGGATCCTGCTGCTGCGCGGCATCGTTCTCCTAGCTATCGGTTTATACGCGCTCATTAATCCCGGGCTAACGTTGCTAACGTGGGCGCTGGTGGTTGGAATCTTCTTGGTCATCGATGGTGTCTTAGCGGTGATCGCCGGGCTTGCAGGATGGACGCAGGCGCGCGGCTGGACGATTCTGCGAGGTGTTTTGGCGATCGTTGCAGGCGCATTCGCTGCAGGGCATCCAGCCTTGTTTGGTGCGATAGCCGCAATCACCGTCGTGCTGATTATCGCAGGGCTCTCGATGGCCAGTGGAGTACTTGAAATTGTCGTTGCGATCCGTGAACGCAAAGCCATCCAAGGCGAAGGATGGATGATGTTGGACGGGCTGTTCTCAATTCTCTTTGGAGTCGCCTTGGCGCTAGCTCCCCTGCTTTCGGCCAGCCTGTTGATTCGCATCAGCGGTGGTTTTGCCATTCTGTTCGGAGCTGTGGCAATTTACTGTGCCTTCAAAATCCGTGGTTTGAAGAGCCTCTAA
- a CDS encoding dockerin type I domain-containing protein, with the protein MAFSLNFLFFKAQKPRRSSKRRRQLSLESLENRRVLAALPYGATEADLGEFMLGTVGVTPVFFESNGQLDTSSEDWTPAHISEVLGNIDEGLDWWVDLLATQSSVHELSFTLDTTYATTPVETKYEPIARRSNDYSLYVTEFLTSAGFTSGNIETDIRSFNQAQREKLGTDWSYTMFVIPSENDTDGNFASGGSFSRAFAFAGGLFMVVPSTRPASTFAHETGHIFWARDEYLGGSSSFAKRGYYNTSNDNSADNPTPGFVQQPSIMASSTLLDTAYENYISPASTLAMLGWQDSDQDGIFDVLDVPHRLTGTGYLDSSDGIYHFQGNATVQTLANQNPAGLGNDITLNRIREIEYRFDVGEWQIYSTPDAYEVALEMSIPVPSGVTQIEIRARDSKTTVASNLFTGQLSRADATLTPGINGSVWIDANGNGLRDTSEFGREGWQIDLVDNLGQSVPLKTTIEPDNYPDGTLTSNFNPQLTLAAVGTDTDGRVGVFADSSTSTGSKNFRLFSRSSNTYQALWNDSSRQLQATFSVPTTRVTIDGIAAGDGAIGRMDAYNSNGQLIGRYTTANMDDGQFETMTIESAAADIAWVTIGGHAGTRVRLDNLSFGPESSTTTDALGLFQFPALPEGDYQVRVTPLGNYQSLASEDATRTASVLASEITTGVDFGFQTSASSWQNPTNRLDVNNDSFVSPIDALLIINELNSERGGGLLTGTDVPFSPFLDVDGDEFVAPIDVLLVINHLNSQNA; encoded by the coding sequence ATGGCTTTCTCGTTGAATTTCCTATTTTTCAAGGCACAGAAGCCCCGTCGATCGAGCAAGCGTCGCCGGCAGCTGTCCTTGGAGTCACTGGAAAACCGACGAGTCCTCGCTGCCCTCCCCTATGGCGCTACCGAAGCGGATTTGGGAGAGTTCATGCTGGGCACGGTTGGAGTGACGCCCGTCTTCTTTGAGAGCAACGGCCAATTGGACACCAGTTCAGAGGACTGGACTCCGGCGCATATCTCCGAAGTGCTGGGAAATATTGACGAAGGCCTGGATTGGTGGGTCGACCTGCTTGCAACCCAATCCTCGGTCCACGAGCTCTCCTTTACGTTGGACACGACCTACGCGACGACTCCAGTGGAGACGAAATACGAGCCCATCGCGCGCCGCTCGAACGATTACTCCCTCTACGTCACCGAATTCCTAACCTCTGCTGGATTCACGTCCGGCAATATCGAAACGGACATTCGCTCCTTCAATCAAGCGCAGCGCGAGAAGCTGGGCACCGACTGGTCGTACACGATGTTCGTGATCCCCTCGGAGAACGACACGGATGGGAATTTTGCAAGTGGCGGTTCCTTTAGCCGCGCGTTTGCCTTTGCGGGCGGCTTGTTTATGGTCGTGCCCTCCACGCGTCCAGCCTCAACCTTTGCCCACGAAACCGGACACATTTTCTGGGCCCGAGATGAGTACTTGGGAGGCAGCTCCTCGTTCGCCAAACGCGGATACTACAACACCTCCAATGACAATTCGGCCGACAATCCAACTCCAGGTTTCGTGCAGCAGCCCAGCATCATGGCCTCCTCCACCCTGCTTGATACGGCCTATGAAAACTATATTTCCCCAGCCAGCACCCTGGCGATGCTCGGTTGGCAAGACTCCGACCAGGACGGCATTTTTGATGTGCTCGACGTTCCCCACCGATTAACGGGCACCGGATACCTCGACAGCTCAGACGGGATCTATCACTTCCAAGGCAACGCAACGGTGCAAACCCTCGCCAACCAAAACCCAGCGGGATTGGGGAACGATATCACCCTCAACCGCATTCGGGAAATTGAGTACCGATTTGATGTCGGCGAATGGCAAATCTACTCCACCCCCGATGCCTACGAAGTCGCTTTAGAGATGTCGATTCCGGTCCCCTCCGGCGTTACACAAATCGAAATTCGAGCGAGGGATTCGAAGACCACCGTGGCCAGCAACCTCTTTACAGGCCAATTGAGCCGAGCCGACGCGACCCTAACGCCAGGTATTAACGGTTCGGTTTGGATCGACGCCAATGGTAACGGCCTGCGCGACACCAGTGAATTTGGAAGAGAGGGCTGGCAGATCGACTTAGTCGATAACTTGGGACAAAGCGTTCCATTGAAAACGACGATTGAGCCCGACAACTATCCAGACGGCACGCTGACGAGCAACTTCAACCCGCAGCTTACCCTGGCTGCGGTGGGCACCGACACCGATGGACGCGTGGGGGTCTTTGCCGACAGTTCAACCAGCACCGGTAGCAAAAACTTTCGATTGTTCTCAAGGTCTTCCAACACCTACCAAGCTCTCTGGAACGACAGTTCGCGGCAGTTGCAAGCAACATTTTCGGTCCCCACCACTCGCGTCACCATTGATGGGATCGCCGCGGGCGACGGAGCCATCGGCCGGATGGACGCATACAACTCGAATGGGCAATTGATCGGTCGATACACCACGGCCAATATGGACGATGGACAATTTGAAACCATGACCATCGAAAGCGCCGCGGCAGACATCGCCTGGGTAACCATCGGCGGCCACGCTGGGACTCGCGTCAGGTTGGACAACCTGTCGTTCGGTCCCGAAAGCAGCACAACTACAGACGCATTGGGGTTGTTCCAATTCCCTGCGCTCCCCGAGGGGGATTACCAAGTACGAGTCACTCCACTGGGGAATTACCAAAGTCTGGCTTCCGAGGACGCGACGCGAACCGCCAGTGTGCTAGCGAGTGAGATTACGACGGGCGTTGACTTTGGATTTCAGACCAGCGCCAGCAGTTGGCAAAATCCGACGAACCGATTGGACGTCAATAACGACAGCTTCGTTTCCCCCATCGATGCCTTACTGATCATCAATGAGCTCAATTCCGAGCGTGGTGGTGGGTTATTAACCGGTACCGACGTCCCATTCTCCCCCTTCCTCGACGTGGACGGGGATGAATTCGTTGCTCCCATCGATGTCTTGCTAGTCATCAACCATCTCAATAGCCAAAACGCTTAG
- a CDS encoding Ig-like domain-containing protein, translating into MKKQIGRLLAGMKSAQRTRKSRLRNLQMEPLEGRRLLAADLAPVPFHNPLIAQDVNYDFNVSPVDALLVINELNRGNSGELGSTREGTNYGYVDVNGDGHLSPVDALMVINQINAEAEVGALVTYTATITDLDGNPITQIEVDQKFRLNVFVQDTSPSPNGVFQNAVDVGVDGFEDITFPSDGGSFASNIDFSFVYSSGPRAFAGPAGSESEEFFDQISSFSISSGQPFPPVDGVHLFFSADILASDAGTVTFNLNPAEDDNVTEVLVYNPNATGEDGFRVDPSMISYGSASITIITDPTVPVAADDTVATNEDTSILLVGGSIDLTANDTVTSPRTLSVSSIDSIAGTTSGTLNNFTYTPKADFVGQDEITYTVLDSTGLSSTATITINIAAVNDAPVASDDNFSIDEETSDNQLDVLVNDNGGPEEAADTINVTAVGTPDQGGTVSIATDGQSLLYTPADGFLGTETFTYTVTDSGGLTDTATVTIEVEATILPRARTDRATVAEDSTDNVIDVLGNDRLNVGATAVLVGITTNPTNGTVSIDDNGTAGDPSDDTLLYSPNADFFGTDSFTYTMNDSATGSLDSIGTVFVTVTNVNDPVVVVNDTFAGTEDTNTTIAISALLANDSPGAGEAGSQTLSVASVAPVGAGGTVAIVGTNVVYTPAADFNGEFLFTYVAQDNGSPVSSATGTVTINVAAVNDSPVANADNANAVEDVTLEIAANTLLANDTKGAANESAQVLTLTGVSPTSTSGGTVSLSGSTISYKSALNFNGTDSFTYTISDGAGGTATGTVAVTVAAVNDAPIAGTDSVQTFKNVATSISVATLLSNDSAGPANESAQTLSITAVAATADTHGTVVLNADGTITFTPDAEFTGAASFEYTLKDSGGATGDNVDTATGTVNLTVEEFQPSIISGKVWIDETNDGFIQPAERRLGGVLVSLSGTSLNQTVSRSALTLADGTYSFEDLGPGQYTVHYTVPNFMMDGKDVHDGVLDQSDTVANQFTIDIVEPGAVQAAEYNFAVLGLQSGNARMLEQLASRYTKENGGYAYNGAYFSLSSSNELRWGTLFDGFDGVQFSEAVLSDNGEQLLLTVVHADHSVSTVTLIKGQDFFTTQDSANNHLVRVLGSWEGLKDRSFQSEGGFSNYLNAVNAVFAQEGWDD; encoded by the coding sequence ATGAAAAAACAAATTGGAAGACTATTGGCTGGAATGAAGAGTGCGCAACGGACGCGGAAGTCGCGTTTGAGAAACCTGCAGATGGAGCCGCTGGAAGGGCGCCGTTTGCTGGCTGCCGATTTAGCGCCTGTCCCCTTCCACAATCCGCTGATAGCCCAAGACGTGAATTATGACTTCAATGTATCCCCCGTGGATGCACTGCTGGTCATCAACGAACTCAACCGCGGCAATTCGGGGGAGCTCGGTTCAACCCGTGAAGGGACCAACTACGGCTACGTCGACGTCAATGGCGATGGGCACCTGTCGCCAGTAGATGCGTTGATGGTCATCAACCAGATCAATGCGGAAGCCGAAGTCGGCGCTTTGGTAACCTACACGGCGACTATTACCGATTTGGATGGAAACCCCATCACGCAAATTGAAGTGGACCAAAAGTTTCGACTGAACGTTTTTGTGCAGGACACCAGTCCTTCACCTAATGGCGTGTTTCAAAACGCTGTCGACGTGGGAGTCGACGGATTTGAAGACATCACCTTCCCATCGGACGGCGGTAGTTTCGCCAGCAACATCGACTTCAGCTTCGTGTACAGCAGTGGCCCGCGGGCATTTGCGGGCCCCGCCGGCAGTGAGTCCGAAGAGTTTTTTGATCAAATCAGCTCATTCTCGATCAGCTCCGGTCAGCCATTCCCTCCCGTTGACGGCGTACACCTATTCTTCTCCGCAGACATTTTGGCCTCCGATGCGGGCACGGTAACGTTCAACCTGAACCCTGCGGAAGACGACAACGTTACCGAGGTATTGGTATACAACCCCAACGCCACCGGTGAGGATGGCTTCCGCGTCGATCCCTCGATGATTTCCTACGGTTCCGCTTCGATCACGATCATTACCGATCCCACCGTCCCGGTGGCTGCGGATGACACGGTCGCAACCAACGAAGACACATCGATCCTCTTGGTTGGTGGTAGCATTGATTTAACTGCAAATGACACGGTCACTTCCCCGCGTACTTTGTCAGTCTCTTCGATTGATTCCATCGCCGGAACCACCAGTGGGACTTTGAATAATTTCACCTACACGCCGAAGGCGGACTTCGTAGGTCAGGATGAAATCACCTACACCGTCCTAGACAGTACTGGGTTGAGCTCGACGGCCACCATCACCATTAACATCGCTGCGGTCAACGATGCTCCCGTAGCCAGTGATGACAATTTCTCGATTGACGAAGAGACCTCCGACAACCAATTGGACGTTCTCGTGAACGACAATGGCGGTCCCGAGGAAGCAGCTGACACCATCAACGTGACCGCTGTGGGCACTCCCGACCAAGGAGGCACCGTCTCGATCGCTACGGACGGCCAATCGCTGTTGTACACTCCCGCCGATGGGTTCTTGGGAACGGAAACATTCACCTATACCGTCACGGACTCCGGTGGACTGACCGATACCGCCACGGTAACGATTGAGGTGGAAGCCACCATCTTGCCGCGTGCTCGAACGGACCGAGCGACCGTTGCGGAGGACTCCACCGACAACGTCATCGACGTGCTGGGTAACGACCGCTTGAACGTAGGAGCAACGGCCGTTCTGGTGGGGATCACGACCAATCCAACCAATGGAACGGTTAGCATCGACGACAACGGTACCGCCGGGGATCCCTCGGACGATACGCTGCTCTACAGCCCCAATGCTGATTTCTTTGGAACCGACTCGTTCACCTACACCATGAACGATTCTGCGACGGGGAGTCTCGATTCCATTGGCACCGTGTTTGTAACGGTAACCAACGTCAATGATCCGGTAGTGGTCGTTAACGACACCTTCGCCGGTACCGAAGACACGAATACGACCATCGCGATTTCCGCACTCCTGGCCAACGATTCCCCGGGAGCAGGCGAAGCGGGTTCGCAAACCTTGTCAGTCGCCAGCGTTGCACCGGTGGGAGCTGGTGGAACCGTGGCCATTGTCGGAACGAATGTGGTCTACACGCCTGCGGCTGATTTCAATGGCGAATTCCTTTTCACCTACGTTGCGCAAGACAATGGAAGTCCCGTTAGCTCAGCGACTGGGACAGTCACGATCAATGTTGCAGCCGTCAACGATTCTCCCGTTGCCAATGCCGACAACGCCAATGCGGTGGAAGATGTCACCCTCGAAATTGCGGCCAACACCTTGCTGGCGAACGACACCAAGGGTGCCGCCAACGAGTCAGCTCAAGTCCTGACCCTCACTGGGGTAAGCCCAACCAGCACCTCAGGCGGCACGGTCTCCCTGTCGGGCAGCACGATTTCGTACAAGTCGGCTCTGAATTTCAACGGCACAGATTCTTTCACCTACACAATTAGCGACGGAGCAGGTGGTACGGCGACAGGCACTGTTGCCGTAACCGTGGCGGCCGTCAACGACGCACCGATTGCCGGCACCGACTCGGTCCAAACGTTCAAGAATGTTGCGACAAGCATTTCTGTTGCCACGCTGTTGAGCAATGATTCAGCCGGACCGGCCAACGAGTCAGCACAAACTCTGTCCATTACCGCTGTCGCTGCTACCGCTGACACACATGGGACAGTCGTCCTCAATGCGGACGGCACCATTACCTTCACCCCTGACGCAGAATTTACGGGTGCGGCATCCTTCGAGTACACCCTCAAGGACTCCGGTGGTGCAACGGGCGACAATGTAGACACGGCAACCGGTACGGTAAACTTGACGGTCGAAGAGTTCCAGCCAAGCATCATTTCTGGCAAGGTTTGGATCGACGAGACCAACGACGGCTTCATTCAGCCAGCCGAGCGACGTCTAGGTGGAGTACTAGTTTCACTCTCTGGGACTTCGTTGAATCAAACCGTTTCACGCAGTGCACTAACGCTGGCCGATGGAACGTACAGCTTCGAGGACCTGGGCCCTGGTCAGTATACCGTCCATTACACGGTGCCGAATTTCATGATGGATGGCAAGGACGTCCATGATGGGGTTCTCGATCAATCAGACACAGTCGCCAACCAGTTTACGATCGACATTGTAGAGCCTGGTGCAGTGCAAGCCGCCGAATACAACTTTGCCGTACTCGGACTGCAGTCTGGCAATGCCAGAATGCTGGAGCAACTTGCGTCGCGATACACCAAGGAAAACGGCGGCTATGCCTACAACGGGGCCTATTTCTCGCTCAGCAGCAGTAACGAACTGCGTTGGGGCACGCTCTTCGATGGCTTCGATGGTGTTCAATTCAGCGAAGCGGTGTTGAGCGACAATGGTGAGCAACTCCTGCTGACAGTCGTGCATGCCGATCACTCCGTATCGACGGTGACTCTCATCAAAGGACAAGATTTCTTCACTACGCAAGACTCGGCCAACAACCATCTGGTTCGCGTCCTGGGTAGCTGGGAGGGATTGAAGGACAGAAGCTTCCAATCCGAAGGCGGCTTCTCGAACTACCTGAATGCGGTCAACGCGGTCTTCGCCCAAGAGGGCTGGGACGATTAA
- a CDS encoding META domain-containing protein, producing the protein MRIRRLLLPYINIFGFVAMVSLFGMARFAVAADPLGSWNEGAAKQSILEFVERVTREGSPAFVPSAERVAVFDNDGTLWPEAPLPFQAAFVFDELRRRAPLEPELADDPFVQAALQGDLSKLLAGKNHDGLMHVIGVTHAGMTTDEFDQRVNDWLATAKHPRFEKPYSELTYQPMQELLVYLRLKGFKTFIVSGGGADFMRVWSERVYGIPPENVVGSMWQARFELRDGLPVLVKTMDHLFVDDKEGKPVGIHQFIGRRPIACFGNSDGDQAMLEYTTIGNPRASFGLIVHHTDAEREYAYDANPQSSGKLTTALTRADECGWTVVDMKVDWQKIWSDPAGAPSEGVALSLVGKWLAEDIDSAGVIDLAQSTLEFSADGAVSGSSAVNRFQGQAKVDHNSCTFGPLAMTRRAGPPALMDQESKFMAALQRVVQYRIAETGLLFLIDAEGTDVLRFSKMEN; encoded by the coding sequence ATGCGGATTCGTAGACTTCTTCTACCGTATATCAATATTTTCGGATTTGTAGCCATGGTTTCCTTGTTCGGCATGGCCCGTTTCGCAGTGGCAGCCGATCCGTTAGGTTCCTGGAACGAAGGCGCGGCCAAACAGTCGATTCTCGAGTTTGTTGAGCGGGTTACGCGTGAGGGTTCGCCAGCTTTCGTGCCATCAGCCGAGCGGGTTGCCGTGTTCGACAACGACGGAACGTTGTGGCCGGAGGCTCCTCTGCCGTTTCAAGCCGCTTTTGTATTCGATGAACTCCGGCGCCGTGCGCCGCTGGAACCTGAACTCGCCGACGACCCGTTCGTCCAGGCGGCCTTGCAGGGGGATTTGTCAAAATTACTGGCGGGTAAAAACCACGATGGTTTGATGCATGTTATTGGAGTCACGCATGCTGGAATGACGACGGATGAGTTCGACCAGCGGGTCAACGATTGGCTGGCAACGGCCAAGCATCCTCGGTTCGAAAAACCTTATTCGGAATTAACCTACCAGCCCATGCAGGAACTGCTGGTCTACCTTCGGCTGAAGGGCTTCAAGACGTTCATCGTGTCGGGCGGAGGAGCCGATTTCATGAGAGTCTGGTCTGAACGCGTCTATGGGATACCCCCGGAGAATGTTGTCGGATCGATGTGGCAGGCTAGATTCGAGTTGCGCGATGGTTTACCCGTGCTGGTAAAAACGATGGACCACCTCTTCGTCGACGACAAGGAAGGCAAGCCGGTCGGCATCCATCAGTTCATCGGACGCCGGCCCATTGCCTGCTTTGGAAACAGTGATGGCGATCAAGCCATGTTGGAATACACCACAATTGGCAATCCGCGTGCGAGTTTTGGATTGATCGTGCACCATACCGATGCGGAGCGTGAATACGCTTACGATGCGAATCCCCAAAGCTCAGGCAAACTCACAACGGCATTGACGCGAGCTGACGAGTGCGGGTGGACGGTTGTCGACATGAAGGTCGATTGGCAGAAAATATGGAGTGACCCAGCGGGTGCTCCTTCCGAAGGTGTAGCCCTGAGTTTAGTGGGTAAATGGCTGGCCGAGGATATCGATTCCGCTGGTGTAATCGATCTCGCGCAGAGTACGCTTGAGTTCTCCGCCGACGGGGCCGTTTCCGGCAGCTCAGCCGTCAATCGCTTTCAGGGGCAAGCCAAGGTTGATCACAACTCCTGCACCTTCGGTCCCTTGGCGATGACGCGGCGTGCCGGGCCCCCGGCACTCATGGATCAGGAATCCAAGTTCATGGCGGCTTTGCAGCGCGTCGTGCAGTATCGAATTGCCGAAACGGGCTTGCTATTCCTGATCGATGCTGAGGGCACTGACGTCCTTCGTTTCTCGAAGATGGAAAATTGA
- a CDS encoding NYN domain-containing protein yields the protein MNASASSSAPSTPPRDPRLLIDGYNVLFQSQLVGKGRGKLWLQRARERLLTLLQEKLSASEQRATQIVFDASRVSDSTNSYRTSQGLTVTFATEYPEADDLIEEILRTHSHPKNLRVISSDQRIRRRAIARRAQSIDAESFLNELHRPPSKHVPPPVSAETPTGTEPLPSHEEIEFWLKEFGH from the coding sequence ATGAACGCATCTGCCTCCTCCTCCGCACCATCCACTCCGCCTCGCGATCCGCGACTGCTCATCGATGGCTACAACGTACTTTTCCAAAGCCAGTTAGTTGGCAAGGGGCGAGGAAAACTCTGGTTGCAGCGCGCACGCGAAAGACTTTTGACGCTCCTGCAAGAGAAACTATCAGCGAGCGAGCAACGCGCCACCCAAATCGTTTTTGACGCCAGCCGCGTCTCAGACTCAACGAACAGCTATAGGACGTCCCAAGGCTTGACCGTCACATTTGCGACGGAATACCCTGAAGCCGATGATCTAATCGAAGAGATTTTGCGCACGCATTCCCATCCCAAAAATCTGCGTGTCATCTCCAGTGACCAACGCATTCGGCGGCGCGCGATTGCACGACGCGCTCAATCGATTGACGCAGAATCCTTTCTTAATGAGCTGCACCGCCCACCTTCCAAGCACGTCCCACCGCCCGTCTCCGCGGAGACTCCGACCGGCACAGAGCCGTTGCCGAGTCACGAGGAAATTGAATTCTGGCTCAAAGAGTTCGGGCATTAG